CCAGTTGGGCGGGCGTGATGCCGAGCTCGGTGGCCAGGTGCCGGATCGGCGCGTACCTGTCGTTGTTCGTGGCGAGGTTGGCGGCCTCGAAGCGCGGCGCGTTGTGCCGGAAGTCGCCCTCCTCCAGCTTCGAGACGCCGCCCGTCAGGAAGCCCGAGCCCAGCGGGCTCCACGCCACCACACCGACGCCGAGCTGCCTCGCCGTGGCCAGTAGGTCGGGCTCGATCGGCCGCCACATCGACCACTCCACCTGGACCGCCGCGATCGGCACGACGGCATGGGCCCGGCGCAACTGGTCGGCGGTCACGTTCGACAGGCCCGCGTGCCGTACCAGACCGGCCTTCACCAGCTCCGCCACCGCGCCCATGGTGTCCTCGACGGGCACGCCGGGGTCGGGGTAGTGCAGGTAGTAAAGGTCGATCACGTCGGTGTCAAGGTTGCGCAGGCTGCGCTCGGCGTAGCCGCGGACCAGGGCGGGATCGGCGTTGCCGCGCAGCTCGCCGAAGGCGTAGCCGACGGGGATGGACCTGGTCTCCACCCCCTCGGGGACGGCCAGGCCGAACTTGGTCGCCACCACGACCTCGTCCCTCCTGCCCTTGATCGCCCGGCCGACCAGCCGCTCGTTGTGCCCGTCGGGCCCGTAGGCGTCGCTGGTGTCGATGTGCGTGCCGCCCTCGTCGAGCGCGTGACGCAGCGCGGTCATGGCCCTGTCGTCGTCGATCTCGCCGTAGATGCCGGGTGACAGGACCATCGCCCCGAAACCGATCGGGGGAACGGTGAGCTTCCCAAGAGTTCTCATGCCCCCGATCCTGCAGGCCGGCTTCTGGCCGTGTCCAAGACATCCCGGTATAACCGATGGTTATGGAGATGCACCTGCGTGAGAGGCGGTACTCCTGGCATGGGCCCCTCAGGACGCAGGGAGGACGGCCCGACGCACTCGTATGGATCTTGTTAGCCAAGGAGTCCGCAAACCGGCCCGACCAGATCACCCGCCAGTTCGCTGATCTCGAGGCAGGGCGCTGCTTCACGTCCCCGTTGCCCATGGCCGCGTCAACATGCGGGAGATTCGCGCACGAGCAGGAGTCGGGAGGCGGGTGCATGTTTCCGTCCACGTAGAGTGGCCGTCTCCGAGTCCACCTGATCGAGGATCGCGCGGTTGGTCAAAATGATCTTCTTGCAACATAACCCCTGGTAGCGGCATGGATCTCAGGTTGCTTAAGAGCTTTGTGGTCGCCGCCGAGGAGCTGAACGTCACCAGGGCCGCCGAGCGGCTCTTCGTGTCGCAGCCCGCGCTGTCCAAACAGCTGAGGACGCTGGAACGGCAGCTCGGGTTCACCCTCTTCGACCGCGTGCCGAGCGGCCTGGTGCTCACCCGCCAGGGCACGGCGCTGCTGCCGGTCGCCCGCGACCTGCTGGCCCGCTGGGACGAGGGCCTCGACCTGGTACGGCAGGCCGCCCCCACCGGCACGCTGGTGATCGGCCTGCAGACCGCCGTGGGGCGGGGCATCCAGGCCGAGGCGCTGCGGCGGTTCAGGGAGCGGATGCCGGGCTGGATGGTGTCGCTGCGCGTGGTCGGGTGGGAGGACCCGAGCGCCGGGCTGTCGGACGGCGGCTCCGACGTCGCCTTCGTGTGGCTGCCCGCCCCCGAGGGCCTGGCCACCAAGGTGCTGGCGACCGAGCGGCGGTTCGTCGCGATGCCCGAGGGACACCGGCTGGCCGGGCGGGAGGAGATCGACTTCGCCGAGCTGCGCGAGGAGCCCTTCGTGGCGCTGCCCGAGGCGGCCGGGCCGCTGCGGGAGTTCTGGCTCGGCGGCCCAGGGACGATCGTCGGGGGCGAGGCGTCCTCGCCCGACGGCGTCTTCGAGGCGGTCATGGCGGGGCTCGGGCTCGTGCTGCTCGCGGAGGGGAACGCCGAGCTGTACCGGCGTCCTGGCCTGGTCGCCCGGCCGGTCACCGGGCTGTCGCCGGCCCGGCTGGCCGTCGCCTGGCGCGCCGCCGACCACCGCCCGGCCGTCACGGCGTTCCTGCGGAGCTTCGCCTAGCTCGGGCCCGGCAGCGGGCGGGCGAAGGTCGAGACGGCACCGATAGCATGGCGATCACGTTGAATGAGGTGAAGGAGACACTCTTGAGCGAGCTGGAGCGGGTTCCTCCAGGTGTTGATCCCAGCGTGCCGAGTTCCGCCCGCGTGTACGACTATCTGCTCGGCGGCAAGGACCACCTCGCCGTCGACAGGGCGGTCGCCGACCGGCTGCTGTCCGTCGCCCCCGACACCAGGCTGGTGGCGCGGGCCAACCGGCTCTTCATGGTCAGGGCGGTGCGCCACCTGGCCGAGCAGGGCGTGCGGCAGTTCATCGACCTCGGGACCGGCATTCCCACCTCGCCCAGCGTGCACGAGACCGCCCGTGAGGTGAGCCCCGCGTGCCGGGTGGTCTACGTGGACTACGACCCCATGGTGCGGATGCACGCCGACGTGCTGCTGGCCACGACCCCCGGCGTGGCCAGCATCCAGGCCGACGTGCGCAAGCCGGGTGAGATCCTCAGCGATCCGCACATCACCGGTTTGATCGACTTCGACCAGCCGGTCGGCGTGCTGATGGTGGGGGTGCTGCACTTCATCATGGACAGCGAGGACCCGGGCGGCATCGTGGCGGCGTTCAGGGAGCGGATGGCGCCCGGCAGCCACCTGGTGCTGTCCCACACGATGGCGGAGAGCTCGCCTGAGGCGATCGCCCAGCTCACCATGGCCACGGCGAACTCGCCCGCGCAGGCCACCTTCCGTACGCGGGAGCAGGTGGAGCGGTTCTTCGAGGGGTTCGACCTCATCGGCCCAGGTCTCGTGCCGGTGCAGGAGTGGCGCCTCGGCCACGAGGACGAGGCGCAGATCCCGCTGCTGGACGAGGCGCCGCGGCTGCGCGTCGACGGCGGCGTCGGGCGGGTGTCGTCCGACCTGACGTGACGGAGGCCGTCGCCGAGCGGACCGCCGGCGGCTTCCCTCTCTACAGCGAGACTGACATCCGCCGGCCAAGCGGATGAAGCCGCTGGGATTCAGCCCGGAGGAGAGGCGCGACCTGCCGGGCGACACGATCCTGATGACGTGCGCATCGACCTGACGAACGCCCACATCTGGGACGCCTCGTCGGTGGCGGCGCTGGACGCGGTGGAGACGAAGTACGCGGCGCGGGGCAAGATGGTGACGGTCGTGGGACTCAATGAGCGCAGCGCCGAACTCCACAAATCTCTCGCCGGCCGGCTCGCCAGCCACTGACCCACCCTGCCCAAGAGGCCGAAGCTCCCGGCTGACCGGTCACCCACGACGGACCTTCAGGCGTGTCACTCTCCCCGTGACGGTCTCCAGGCGCGCCGTTTCTCCGGCGAGTCTGAAGGGCGTGACAGGCCTGCTGGTGGGCCGCGCGTGTGGCGGGCCTTTGCGATGGAGTTTTTGTGCGCGACGTCCTCTGGGCGGGCCCTTCGCAGGCGACCGGTCATAGTAGAACGCTCGTGCCTGTCTCGCTCGGCGGGAACCGGCGGGTAGGGATAGCGCTTTCACAGGTGGATGGGGTGGAATGTCAGGGCCCGTTGAACGACCCCTTGGGAGACCCCTGTGCCCCTGTTCGACCTCCCCCTCGACCAGCTGCGCGAGTACCGCCCCGAGCGGGACGAGCCCGCCGACTTCGACGCCTTCTGGAGCCGCACGCTGGCCGCGGCCGCCGAGCACGACCTCGCCCCCGCGTTCACTCCCTACGACCTCCCGCTGACCACCGTGGACGCCTACGACATCTCCTTCGCCGGATGGGGTGGCGACCGGATCAACGGATGGCTCGTGGTGCCGCGCGGCGCCGAGGGGCCCGTGCCGTGCGTCGTGCAGTACATCGGCTACTCGGGCGGCAGGGGCTTCGTCCACGACCACCTGGCCTGGCCGTCCGCGGGTCTTGCGGTGCTGGTCGTCGACACGCGCGGCCAGGGCGGGCACAGCCTCAACAGTCCCGGCGCCACCGCCGACCCCCACGGCGGACAGTCGCCGCAGGCGCCCGGCATGATGACGAGGGGCATCCTCGACCCCGACGACTACTACTACCGCCGGGTCTTCACCGACGCCGTCAGGGCGGTGGAGGTGGCCGTGGGGCACCCCGCCGTCGACGGCGACAGGATCGTGGTCTCGGGCGGCAGCCAGGGCGGCGGCATCGCCCAGGCGGTGGCCGCGCTGTCCCCCTCGGTGAAGGGCGCGCTGATCGACGTGCCGTTCCTCACCCACTTCCGCAGGGCGGTCGAGATCACCGGACGCGACCCCTACCAGGAGATCGTCCGCTTCCTCGCCAGCCAGCGGCCGAGTGCCGAGACCGTGTTCCGCACGCTGTCGTACTTCGACGGCCTGAACTTCGCCGCCAGGGGCCAGGCGTCCGCGCTGTACTCGGTGGCGCTGATGGACGACGTGTGCCCGCCCTCCACTGTCTTCGCCGCCTACAACCACTGGCAGGGGCCGAAGGAGATCACCGTCTGGCCGTGGAACAACCACGAGGGCGGCGGCGGGTTCCAGCGTGAGGAGCAGCTCCGTTACGTGAGCAAGCTGTTCAGCTGACATCCCAACGGGCCGGTACGGCACGCCGCACCGGCCCCGGCTCCCACCGCCGACCCGACGGACGGTCGCAGAAAGGCCGACTCGGCCGGACGCGCACGCGGCCCCCGCGGCGCCTCCTGACGAGTGGGCCAGGCAGGGTGTCTCGTGGATCGCCTGGCTAAGGGTCCGGCAGACAGGTCGCGTCGCGGTCAGCCGAGGTTTTTGACTGAGTCCAGCAGGGCGCGCACGCGGGGCTCCGTGTCCTCGGGTTCGCCTCTGGTGAGCTCGCCGCCCATCCCGACGGCCACCGCTCCGGCCGCGATCCACTCGGCCGCGGTGGCCGAGGTGATGCCGCCCGTGGGCACGATCGGGGCATGGGGCAGCGCCTGCAGCAGGTCTCGCAGCGCCTTGGGAGAGCTCTGCGAGGCGGGGAAGAGCTTCACGAGGTCGGCGCCCGCCTCCAGAGCGGCGACGATCTCAGTCGGTGTAGAAGCCCCCGCCACCACCGGGACGCCGTGACGGTTGCCCGTGCGGATCACCTCGGTGCTGAGCGTGGGGCACACCAGGAACCGCGCGCCCGCCTCGATCGCCAGCACGGCCTGGTGCGGGTCGATCACCGTGCCCGCGCCGACCAGCGCGTCGCGCTCCTGGGCGACGAGCGTTCCGATGGCGTCCAGCGCGTCGGGCGTCGAGAGGGAGACCTCGATGGCGCCGAGTCCGGCGGCGGCGAGCCGCGTGCCGTACGAGACGGCCAGGTCCGCCGAGGACGCGCGGATGATGCCGATCACCCTGTCCGCCACCATCCGCTCGGCCAACCGCCATCTGAAATCCCGCACGATGTGCCTCCGTGGAAATGGATTGCGATATATGGGATGCTTTCGCACATATTGCAAGACTGTCAATTGCTCTGCATGGTAGCCCCAGCCTGTATCGTCACCGATCAAGTGTGCGCGAACCTAGGAGAACGTGGTGATTCGTCCGGACGTGGTCGGGGTCGGCGAGGCGATGGTCCTGCTCCAGCCCGCGCAGGGTGCCGATCTGGCGACCGCCGAACGGATGGACGTGCACGTCGGCGGCGCCGAGTTGAACGTGTGCGCGGCCGTCGCCAGGCTCGGCGGCACCGCCTGGTTCGCCTCCCGCGTCGGCGCCGACCCCTTCGGCGAGCGCGTGCTGAACGCCGCCCGCGCCCTCGGCGTCGGCACCTCTCTGGTGGGCCGCGACTCCGCGCGGCCCACGGGCGTGTTCTTCAAGGAGGTACGGCCGGACGGTGCGAGGCGCGTCCACTACTACAGAAGCGGTTCGGCCGCTTCGGGCATGGACGAGGGAGACGCGCCCGCCATCCTGGCCACCAGGCCGAGGGCGATCGTGGTCAGCGGCATCACCATCGCGCTGGGCGAGGGCCCCGAACGCCTGGTGCGGGCGCTGGCGGACGGGGCACGCGAGGCGGGCGCGCTGCTGGTCCTCGACCCGAACCTCCGCCCGAGTCTGGGACGGCAGGACCGGGTGCTGGCGACGGTCCGAGAGCTGCTGCCGCTGACCGACCTGCTGGTGCTGGGCCAGGACGAGGCCGAGCCCCTCTTCGGCACCACCGACCCGGCCGCCGTCTTCGCCGCCGCCTCGACCGCCTGGGCCGCCGCCGGGCGAAACCTCGATGGTTCGACCGAGGGACCGGACTTCGCCGGAAATGCCGTCAGCGGGGGAGAGACCGCGCGAGGTGTCGTCGGCGACTTCGCCCAGGAGATCGGGCGAGGTGATGACCGGGCTGCCGGGGGAGACGTTGCCCGGGGTGCTGGGGAGAGTGCCCGCGGTGCGGAGCCAGAAGCGTTCGCGGGTGTTGCGCAGGAGGCGGGGCCGGAGGGGCGAGAGGGGTTGCTTGGTTCTTGGGCCCCGGTGGGGCGGGGGATCGAGGTGGTGCTGAAGGCGGGGGCCGAAGGGGTCTACTGCCTGGGCGCGGATGGAGCGCCCGTGCACCTGCCGAGTGCCGCTCGGGTGGTGCGCGACCCGGTCGGCGCCGGTGACGCGCTCCTGGGCGGGTACCTGGCGGCCCGGCTGGCGGGGGCAGGTCCCGAGCGCGCCGCGTGGGTGGGAAGCGAGCTGGCCGGACGCATCGTCGAGGTGTACGGCGACGTCGAAGGCCTGCCCTCGCCCGCCGAAGCCGCCGCCCTCCTCCGCCGCTAGCACAGCCGACCAGACGTCCACAAGACACCACGAGACCGACGAGACGGCGACACGCCCCGCCCCGACACCCCCCGATGCGACGGCGGTAAGGCGCGACGGGCCCAGGCTCCGATCACATGGGGCGGCGTATGGGAAAGAGTGCCGCTCCGTGGTGGAGGGCACTCTTTCGGGATAGGTCTCGGGCGCCCCACCTGGGGGCGGCTCGTCACTCGGTGACGTGGAAGGCGACACCACCCTGCCCATCCGTGTCGGCGTCGAGCGACTTGTCGTCCAGCACGCTGGCCGCCACGGGGTCGAGGTACACACGCGCTCCTTCCGTCTCCACCACCTCATCGGTGGGCTCGGGCGCGGTGGCCATGCTGAGCACCAGGGATCCCTGGCCCTCCCCCTGTGCGGAGATGCGGATGCCGGCGGCCTCCACATCCTGCTGGGCGGTCAGATCCTTGATGACCTGAGCTGCATTCGGTGTCAGGGTGAGCACGACGGCTCCTCCTCGTTCTCGGTTGCGGGATCCGGAGTCCTTGCCCCCTCAGGACGGCCCTACACAGATGCTCAGCCGATTTCATCCAGGTAGGCGGAGTAGGCCCAGCCGTGGAAACCGTTCGAGCCCCACACCGCGGTCCAGTCGCCGCTGGTACGGCACGTGCCTTCCACGGTCGCGCCGAAGGCGACGTCGTCGACCTGTTCGTACTGCGTGCCAGGGCCCGAACGCACCCACAGGTCGGCCGGATAGGGCGGATCCACCACGTACACGCAGGTGGGCGCGGCCTGAGCCGGGCCGGCGGACAGTCCGGTGACGGCCAGCAGAATCGCTCCCGTGAAGCAGATGCGTCCGCGCATCGCGACCTCCTTCTGCCGAGGAGTCTCCGCCGACCGTTTTGTCCCACCATAGGCAGATAAATCTGGTTTTGAGTAGTCAGGCCCCGATCTTCATACGCCCTTCGGATCTTTGATCTGATCTACCTCCTGCACCGGAGGGACCAGGATCACCGGTGTGCCCTATTTGCGACATCGAGGGCCAGAGGTGGTACGGGATCCCGTAAGTGTGTTTTCCGGGATCCCGAGTCGCGTGGTCAACAGGGGTGGGAGGGGGACGGGAGTCCCCCGGGAAAGGGAGCCCCGAGCCGGAGGTGAGGGACCGTGCTTGTTCAGGTGAACGCGGGCATGATGCGGTCGTGGATGAGCTGGAGTTGCGTCTCCACGGACGCCACCTCCGGCAGGTCACGTCCCATGAACTGCTTGACCAGAGTCGCGTCCGTCACCGCCAGGATCATGTGGTTGACCCCCGAAGGTTCGATCTCCCTCCTGATCTTCTCCACGCACTCCTCGGGCGTTCCCGCGATCGACAGCCGGTCGCCCAGCTCCGGTGTGGTCAGCTCGATCGCCCGCGCCAGATCGCCCGCCCCCAACGCGTCGACGATCGGCTTCATCGCGTTCGGGTCCACCCCGTTGCGCTCCAGCTGCTCGGCCGGCATCGACGAGGCGTACAGGCCGACCATGCTGCGGGCCGCCTCCTTCGCCACCGCCGAGTCGGGTCCGGTGGCGAAGACGACCCAGGCGCCGATGTCCATCGACGACCAGTCCTTGCCCGCCTTCTCCGCTCCCGCCCTGAACTCCGTGACCAGGTAGTCGTAGGCCTCGCGGGTGTAGCTGAGCGCGTGGTGCACGCCGTCCGACAGCTCGCCCGCCGCGCGGAAGGAGCGCGGCCCCCGCATCGCGCCCAGCTTCACCGGCACGTGCTCCTGCACCGGCCTGGCGAAGGTGAACAGCCCGTTGTACCGGAAGAACTCGCCCTCGAAGGTGATCGCGCCCTCGTCGAGGAGCGTGCGGACGACGTGCGCGGCCTCCTTCACGCGCGACAGCGGCTTGGTGACCGTCCAGTCGATGCCGTACTGGGCCAGCAGGCCGAAGTTGCCGCTGGAGAGGACCACCTCGGCGCGTCCGCCGCTGAGCTCGTCGAGGGTGGCGGCGGCCTGCGCGATGAGGGTGGGTTCGCGCAGCACGACCGAGGAGACGCTCGGGCCGAACCTGATCCTGCTGGTCTGCTGCGCGGCCGCGGCGAACAGCAGCCACAGGTCCTTGTGCCAGGTCTCGTCGGCGGCGTAGCAGGCGTGGAAGCCGAGCTCGTCGGCCAGCCTGATCGCCGACAGGGAGTCCTGCAGGGGGTAGTCGGGCAGCATCACGTAACTGAACTTCATCTGATGATGTGGCGTCGAGTCCCGGGGTCTGAAGTTCGGAAGAGACGCCACCCTCCTTTCGATAACTCTATGGAAAGCTTCGATGGCATTCGGTAACTTGTCCGATGGGCTAAACGCTTGGGACAGGAGGTGCACGGCGATGGCGTTGCGAAGGTCTCAGGCAAAACACGACGGTTTGCCTTCGGTGGTGCAGGTACGGCTTTCGCCCACCTCCGAACAGGCTCAAGCGCTGAGCGCGGCGACAGCGCTGTGTAACGCGGCGGCCAGTTTCATCTCCAAGATCGCCTGGCGATCGCGCACCTTCACGGTGGTGGAACTGCATCGGATGGCCTACTACCAGGTGCGGGCCGAATTTGTTGGGTTGGGGGCGCAGGCGGCGGTGCGGGCCATCGCTCGGGTCGCCGGCGCCTACGCCAACCGGCGCAGCGCCAAGACGCGCGCGCACCTGTTCCGGCCGCACGGGGCGGTGCCGTTCGACGCCCGTATGCTCAGCTTCCGCCGCGACGCCCGTACGGTATCGATCTGGACCCCTGGCGGACGTCTCACCGTGCCCTACAGCGGGCGGGAGGCAGATCTGAAGGCGATCGAGACGCTGCCGGTCGGGGAGACCGATCTGGTACTCCGGGGTGGCGTGTGGCTGCTGCAGGTGGCCGTCACGCTCCCTAGGCCAGAGACCGCCGATCCGGCGAACGGGTTCATAGGGGTGGATCAAGGGATCGCCAATCTGGCGGTCACCTCCGATGGAGCTGTGCTGCCAGGCAAGGTGTTGCCCGGAACGATCGCAGGGAACGGTCATGTGCGTGCACTGCGCGAGCGCCGGCACCGCCAACGCCGGCGGCTGCAGCGGAAGGCCACATCCTCCGCGCGCCGCGTGCTGCGCCGCCTGTCCGTACGTGAGCACCGGATGATGACCGACCTCAATCACCAGATCAGCGGATTCGTGGTGCGCGAAGCCGAACGCACCGCCAGGGGTGTCGCCATGGAGGACTTGGCCGGCATCCGGACGAGGGTCAGGGCTCACCGGCTCCAGCGGCGCACCCTGCACTCTTGGGCCTTCGCCCAGCAGATCACCTTCACTCGTTACAAGGCCGCGCGGGCCGGGATCGCCTTCACCCTGGTCGACCCGGCCTACACCAGCCAGGCGTGTCCGCGATGCGGGTGTGTGAGCAAGAGGAACCGGCCAGCTCGCGGCCGGTTCCTCTGTACCAGGTGTGGCCTCGCTGGGCACGCCGACCACATCGCGGCTCTCAACATCGCCCGACTTGGCGTTGTGGGCCGGGGGTCTGTCAACACCCCACACGCTACAGGCCTCCCTTCAGCCAGACGGGACCGTGAGAGCAGGCCGCCGGGTTCACTCGGCGGCAGTTGATCGCTCCTCCTGGGGGATGGCGTCGCCCGCGGGGGCCACGCCGTCGTACGGCCTGGCGGTGAACAGGTACAGCGCTCCCAGTCCCACCACGACCAGGCCGGACAGCGCCACCAGCCAGTTGTCGTACCAGGGAGCGCCCGGGGTCCTCGGCCAGATCATGTTCACGATGGCCAGCACGCCGTACACCAGCGCGCCGACGTTGATCGCCAGGCCCGCCGTCCCCAGCGTGAAGGGACCGGAGGGCCGCCAGCCGCGCAGCCGCGCGCGCAGCGCGGCCAGCACGACCATCTGGAAGCCGAGGTAGATGCCCAGCGTCGCGAACGAGATGATCTTGACGAGGGCGTCGGCCGAGATGATGGAGCCGAGCACCACGAGCGCGGGCACCACCGCGGCGACCAGCAGCGCGTACGGCGGGACGTGCCGCGCCGCCGAGAACCTGCGGAACAGCCCGCTGCCGGCGATCATGCCGTCGCGCGCGTAGGAGTAGAGCAGCCGGCCGGCGGCCGCCTGCAGGCTCAGCGCGCACGACAGGAACGACAGCAGCACCACGCCGAGCACCACCCGCAGCCCGGTGGGCCCGAACGCGGCGGTCAGCACCTCGGAGACCGGATCGGCGCTGGCGCCGGAGATCACCGCGCCGAAGTCCGGTACGGCCAGCAGCAACGCCAGGCAGACGAACGTCGCCGCCGCCCCGCCCACGTAGATCGTCATGCGCATGGCCTTCGGGATGCGGCGCGTCGGGTCGGGCACCTCCTCGGCGACGTCCCCGCACGCCTCGAACCCGTAATACTGAAATATCCCGATCAGTCCGGCGGCGAGGAAGGCGGCGAAATAGCCCGTCTCCGCGCCAGCCCCGAACGAGTCGAACAGCACGCCGAGCCCGTGGTGCCGCTGGGTGAACAGCAGCCAGCCGCCCACCGCCAGCGCCCCCACCAGCTCGGCGGTGAACCCGACGATCGCCGCCATCGCCAGCGCCCTGGTCCCGGCCAGGTTGATCGCCACCGCGACCGCCAGGATGACCAGCGCGCACAGGATCGTGTTGGTCGTGCCCACCTCGATGCCGAGGAAGGCCGACAGGTAGGGCCCCGCGCCGTACGCCACGCTGGCGATGGTCACCAGCAATGCGATCAGGTAGACCCACCCCGTCATCCACGCCCACCTGCGCCCCCACAGGCGGCGCGCCCACGGGTAGATGCCGCCGGTCAGCGGGTACTGCGAGACGATCTCGCCGAACACCAGCGCCACCAGGAACTGCCCCGCGCCGACGATCAGCAGGCTCCAGATCATCGGCGGCCCCCCGGTGGCCAGCGAGACCGCGAACAGCGTGTAGATCCCGACGACGGGCGACAGGTAGGTGAAGCCGAGCGAGAAGTTCGCCCACAGGCTCATGTCCCTGCGGAACTCGGAGGTGTAGCCGAGATCGGCCAGCCTGCCGTCATCGGTCGAGGTCATCGAGCAACTCCTCGCCGGAGACGACCTTGTCGGCGAAGTGGGCGTGCATCCAGGCCAGATGGTCGGCGCGGGAGCGGACCAGGCGCAGGGTGTCCCAGTTGGGGAAGGTCTGCTGGGTGACGTGCTCGGTCATGAGCGCGGGATCCACCTCGTAGACGTGCTCGAAGCGGGTGACCGCCACCTCGGAGGCGCGCTCGGGCGGCGGCGGGGTCATCTCGTCCTGGTAGCGGTAGCTCACGACTCCTCCTCGCCTGGCGGCTCGTCGGTCGGCGCGGGTGGTTCGGTACGGCTCGGCGGCGGGACCTCGGCCGGTCCCGGTGAGGGCGTCATGGGGCGCCGTCCGGGTCGGGATAGGCATCGGAATAGGCACGGTCGAGCAGGTACTTGCCGGGATTCATGATGTTGTGCGGGTCGATCGCCCGTTTGATCGCGAGCATCACGTCGAACCCGCCGCCCAGCTCCTCGGGCACCAGGTCCACCTCGCCCTCGCGGCACGAGCCGTGGCAGGCGCTGATCGAGCCGCCGTGGGCCAGCGCCACCGCTGCGAGGTCGCGCTTGGCCGCCACCCACGCCGCCCAGGCGGCGTCGTCGAGGCGCTGCTCCCAGATGCCGATGTCGATCTCGGTCAGGTAGTCGGCGCCCGTGGCGCCGTTGGTGTAGGCGAACATGCCCCAGTCGTCGAAGACGTCGGAGGCGCGCCGCAGCCGGTCGGCGATCTCGTGCCAGGCCAGCCGTACGGCCGGCAGGTTCGTGTAGTTGATCGCGGCGTCCTCGCAGTGCCAGCTCATCGGCACCACCTGGCCCGAGCGGGTGCGCCCGTGCAGGGGAGTGGCGTAGCGGTCGTGGCGGGCGGCCCAGTCGCCCTGCGAGATCTCGTCGCCGAGGTAGCGCGCGCCCATCGAACGGGCGATGCGCATCAGCCGGCCGCCGCCCGCGCGCACCTCGTCCTCGTAGCCGTAGAGCGCCGCGCAGACCAGCGCCTTCACCGAGGCGGGCTGCGGGATGTAGGCCTCGTCGTCGCGCCGCAGGTAGGCGACCTTCCACTCGTCGAACAGCACCGCGCCCGCGAACGTCGCCACGCCCGCCCTGGCCAGCTGCCCGACGGTCCGGTAGGCGGTGTCGTAGTCGTCGAAGGCCCAGAACGGCGAGAACTCCGCCTCGGGCTTGGGGAACAGCTTCAGCGTGGCCTCGGTGGCGATGCCGAGCGTGCCCTGGTGGCCCATGAACAGGTGCTTCAGCTGGTAGCCGCTGGACGACTTGGTGATCTTCCGGCCGATGCCGTCGCCGACGTGGATGACCCGCCCGGTGGGCAGCACGTGGTCG
This window of the Nonomuraea africana genome carries:
- a CDS encoding SH3 domain-containing protein, which gives rise to MRGRICFTGAILLAVTGLSAGPAQAAPTCVYVVDPPYPADLWVRSGPGTQYEQVDDVAFGATVEGTCRTSGDWTAVWGSNGFHGWAYSAYLDEIG
- a CDS encoding LysR family transcriptional regulator, translating into MLKSFVVAAEELNVTRAAERLFVSQPALSKQLRTLERQLGFTLFDRVPSGLVLTRQGTALLPVARDLLARWDEGLDLVRQAAPTGTLVIGLQTAVGRGIQAEALRRFRERMPGWMVSLRVVGWEDPSAGLSDGGSDVAFVWLPAPEGLATKVLATERRFVAMPEGHRLAGREEIDFAELREEPFVALPEAAGPLREFWLGGPGTIVGGEASSPDGVFEAVMAGLGLVLLAEGNAELYRRPGLVARPVTGLSPARLAVAWRAADHRPAVTAFLRSFA
- a CDS encoding SAM-dependent methyltransferase yields the protein MSELERVPPGVDPSVPSSARVYDYLLGGKDHLAVDRAVADRLLSVAPDTRLVARANRLFMVRAVRHLAEQGVRQFIDLGTGIPTSPSVHETAREVSPACRVVYVDYDPMVRMHADVLLATTPGVASIQADVRKPGEILSDPHITGLIDFDQPVGVLMVGVLHFIMDSEDPGGIVAAFRERMAPGSHLVLSHTMAESSPEAIAQLTMATANSPAQATFRTREQVERFFEGFDLIGPGLVPVQEWRLGHEDEAQIPLLDEAPRLRVDGGVGRVSSDLT
- a CDS encoding sugar kinase; the protein is MVIRPDVVGVGEAMVLLQPAQGADLATAERMDVHVGGAELNVCAAVARLGGTAWFASRVGADPFGERVLNAARALGVGTSLVGRDSARPTGVFFKEVRPDGARRVHYYRSGSAASGMDEGDAPAILATRPRAIVVSGITIALGEGPERLVRALADGAREAGALLVLDPNLRPSLGRQDRVLATVRELLPLTDLLVLGQDEAEPLFGTTDPAAVFAAASTAWAAAGRNLDGSTEGPDFAGNAVSGGETARGVVGDFAQEIGRGDDRAAGGDVARGAGESARGAEPEAFAGVAQEAGPEGREGLLGSWAPVGRGIEVVLKAGAEGVYCLGADGAPVHLPSAARVVRDPVGAGDALLGGYLAARLAGAGPERAAWVGSELAGRIVEVYGDVEGLPSPAEAAALLRR
- a CDS encoding bifunctional 4-hydroxy-2-oxoglutarate aldolase/2-dehydro-3-deoxy-phosphogluconate aldolase, which gives rise to MRDFRWRLAERMVADRVIGIIRASSADLAVSYGTRLAAAGLGAIEVSLSTPDALDAIGTLVAQERDALVGAGTVIDPHQAVLAIEAGARFLVCPTLSTEVIRTGNRHGVPVVAGASTPTEIVAALEAGADLVKLFPASQSSPKALRDLLQALPHAPIVPTGGITSATAAEWIAAGAVAVGMGGELTRGEPEDTEPRVRALLDSVKNLG
- a CDS encoding HesB/IscA family protein; this translates as MLTLTPNAAQVIKDLTAQQDVEAAGIRISAQGEGQGSLVLSMATAPEPTDEVVETEGARVYLDPVAASVLDDKSLDADTDGQGGVAFHVTE
- a CDS encoding acetylxylan esterase; the protein is MPLFDLPLDQLREYRPERDEPADFDAFWSRTLAAAAEHDLAPAFTPYDLPLTTVDAYDISFAGWGGDRINGWLVVPRGAEGPVPCVVQYIGYSGGRGFVHDHLAWPSAGLAVLVVDTRGQGGHSLNSPGATADPHGGQSPQAPGMMTRGILDPDDYYYRRVFTDAVRAVEVAVGHPAVDGDRIVVSGGSQGGGIAQAVAALSPSVKGALIDVPFLTHFRRAVEITGRDPYQEIVRFLASQRPSAETVFRTLSYFDGLNFAARGQASALYSVALMDDVCPPSTVFAAYNHWQGPKEITVWPWNNHEGGGGFQREEQLRYVSKLFS
- a CDS encoding aldo/keto reductase, whose product is MRTLGKLTVPPIGFGAMVLSPGIYGEIDDDRAMTALRHALDEGGTHIDTSDAYGPDGHNERLVGRAIKGRRDEVVVATKFGLAVPEGVETRSIPVGYAFGELRGNADPALVRGYAERSLRNLDTDVIDLYYLHYPDPGVPVEDTMGAVAELVKAGLVRHAGLSNVTADQLRRAHAVVPIAAVQVEWSMWRPIEPDLLATARQLGVGVVAWSPLGSGFLTGGVSKLEEGDFRHNAPRFEAANLATNNDRYAPIRHLATELGITPAQLALAWLLHQDEHVVPIPGSRTPAHISENLQTAGIALHADTLKRLDEALASFQVVGGTLL
- a CDS encoding LLM class flavin-dependent oxidoreductase; the encoded protein is MKFSYVMLPDYPLQDSLSAIRLADELGFHACYAADETWHKDLWLLFAAAAQQTSRIRFGPSVSSVVLREPTLIAQAAATLDELSGGRAEVVLSSGNFGLLAQYGIDWTVTKPLSRVKEAAHVVRTLLDEGAITFEGEFFRYNGLFTFARPVQEHVPVKLGAMRGPRSFRAAGELSDGVHHALSYTREAYDYLVTEFRAGAEKAGKDWSSMDIGAWVVFATGPDSAVAKEAARSMVGLYASSMPAEQLERNGVDPNAMKPIVDALGAGDLARAIELTTPELGDRLSIAGTPEECVEKIRREIEPSGVNHMILAVTDATLVKQFMGRDLPEVASVETQLQLIHDRIMPAFT